A region of Lycium barbarum isolate Lr01 chromosome 3, ASM1917538v2, whole genome shotgun sequence DNA encodes the following proteins:
- the LOC132630678 gene encoding uncharacterized protein LOC132630678 has translation MVNLELIFNYGGDWTYEAKVKYEKRFYNIWEGYDSDHLSFNDVVDEYCNNLGFVGVQQLLVAAPSGKLYEIIADSGIRRLLAMVSDDYYVINLFAIDDCELAVDVPNILNYDEPFEPNVDAFESNVVSVEPSLGVATNCRSTDAEDENDSVFSDYESEDLEFIANQRRVNITDQLLDYKELDNSMTFKDINEARKCLKLYALANKKELQVRKSDSKKLRYEYQVGCPFVCLISKDGNCPGVRIKTLNTEHNCFIAYDNNRVDYYTIAHYFKKKLQNNPKYKVKDMRADLKATFELNASHGKCKKAKNLILNKLDDSFKDDYNRLEAYGNELRISNPRSDIIFNLSKDALMEGKRRFCRIYICLHALKMGFKEGLRPFIGLDGTFLKGKAKGQLLVIVALDSNNHFYPIAWVVVEKETKKTWDWFLGLLKMSLELNMGEGYTIISDMQKELLEAMKIVLPEANHRFYVRQVEANCMKRWRSGEMKKLLWWSAWSIFEEEFDDQLRKLGEMDEDVVKDLIHYPPQCWCRAFFDTVSKNMAVDNNFTELFNAWILDAR, from the exons ATGGTTAATTTGGAGTTAATATTCAACTATGGTGGGGATTGGACTTATGAGGCAAAAGTCAAGTATGAGAAGAGGTTCTATAACATTTGGGAAGGTTATGACTCTGACCATCTATCTTTTAATGATGTTGTAGATGAGTACTGTAATAACTTAGGGTTTGTTGGGGTTCAACAACTCTTAGTAGCTGCCCCTTCTGGTAAATTATATGAAATCATTGCTGATAGTGGTATTAGGAGGTTACTGGCAATGGTTAGTGATGATTACTATGTGATTAACTTATTTGCTATTGATGATTGTGAGTTAGCAGTTGATGTGCCTAATATCCTAAATTATGATGAACCTTTTGAACCTAATGTTGATGCTTTTGAATCCAATGTTGTTAGTGTTGAACCTAGTTTAGGGGTTGCTACTAATTGTAGATCAACTGATGCTGAGGATGAAAATGACTCTGTTTTTTCTGATTATGAATCTGAAGACTTAGAATTTATTGCTAACCAAAGGAGGGTGAACATTACTGATCAGTTGTTAGATTACAAAGAACTTGACAATAGTATGACCTTCAAGGACATTAATGAAGCTAGGAAATGTCTGAAATTGTATGCTTTGGCAAATAAGAAAGAGTTGCAGGTTAGAAAAAGTGATTCAAAAAAGCTGAGGTATGAGTATCAAGTAGGTTGTCCATTTGTTTGTCTTATTTCTAAGGATGGGAACTGCCCTGGGGTTAGAATCAAGACCCTAAACACAGAACATAATTGCTTTATTGCTTATGATAACAATAGGGTTGACTACTACACCATTGCACATTACTTTAAGAAGAAGCTTCAAAATAATCCCAAATATAAAGTAAAGGACATGAGGGCTGACTTAAAGGCTACATTTGAACTTAATGCAAGTCATGGCAAGTGCAAAAAGGCAAAAAACTTGATTCTGAATAAGCTGGATGATAGCTTTAAGGATGATTATAATAGGTTAGAGGCATATGGCAACGAGTTGAGGATTAGCAACCCTAGAAGTGATATTATTTTCAATTTGTCAAAAGATGCACTTATGGAAGGTAAGAGAAGGTTCTGTAGAATATATATTTGTTTGCATGCATTGAAGATGGGTTTCAAGGAAGGTTTGAGACCTTTCATTGGATTGGACGGGACATTTCTCAAGGGAAAAGCTAAGGGTCAACTTTTGGTTATTGTTGCACTTGACTCAAACAACCATTTTTATCCTATAGCTTGGGTTGTAGTTGAAAAAGAGACTAAGAAAACATGGGATTGGTTCTTGGGATTGCTGAAGATGTCACTTGAACTAAACATGGGAGAGGGATACACTATCATTTCTGATATGCAAAAG GAGTTGCTTGAGGCAATGAAAATTGTCCTCCCTGAAGCTAACCATAGGTTTTATGTTAGACAAGTTGAGGCAAATTGCATGAAAAGGTGGAGATCTGGTGAAATGAAGAAGTTGTTGTGGTGGAGTGCATGGTCCATCTTTGAAGAGGAGTTTGATGACCAACTAAGGAAGCTAGGGGAAATGGATGAAGATGTTGTCAAAGACCTGATCCATTATCCTCCCCAGTGCTGGTGTAGAGCTTTTTTTGATACTGTTAGCAAAAATATGGCTGTGGATAACAACTTTACAGAATTGTTTAATGCATGGATCTTAGATGCAAGGTAA